TCCGGCTCAGGCTTAAGGTTGTAGCGCTCCGCTACTTCGTAGAGCGTCCTCCCCACCTTGCTCGCGTCCACATCCACGCTCGCGACAACCTCGAGCCGCTTAATCGGAACACCGAAGTCGATCTTCGCGAGCGGAACCCCCCAGGGCTCAGCCAGACCCTTCTTCAAGCGGGCGAGACCCCAGGCGAAGACGGTGGCAGCGTGCCCCTGCCCGAGCAGCATCACGCGCACCATGACTTTTCACAACCATGAAATAGTTCATAGTTATAAACATACCTCGGGGTCGAGCGCCGGGAAAACCCCGCGCCCGGCCGGCCCCAGCAGCTGCGACGCGCTGGCAGCTTGCCGGGGTGCACTCAGAAGCCTCCTGGCTCCAGGCCAGCCACCTCCACGAGTCTTCTCGTAAGCACCTTGAGGTGGGTGAGCCCCTCTGCGAGGAGCTCTCTACCCTTCTCCGTTACTCTGTAGTACTTCCTCCTCTCCACGAAGTAGCTCTCCACGAAGCCCTCGCTCTCGAGCCTGCTGAGAACCACGTAGGGCAGCACTTTGCCAGGCTTGAAGCCGAAATCCCTCTCTATCGCTTTCACGAGGTCGTAGGGGTAGCTATCCCCCCGGCAGAGCTCCGCCAGAACGTAGAGCCAGAGGTTCTCTACTCCCAGCTTTCTCTTCAGGCGGGCAACGGGTGGTGGAACGCTCACGAGAGGTGACGCTTACGCATGTATTTAAATCGCAAACCTTTGCTCCGGCCAGCTGCCAGGGGGCCCCCTCAGCCCTCCCGCCTCCCTGTGAGGCTGCCCGCTAAGCTGATAGGGTGCAGCTCCAAGCCGAGGGGTCTGAAACGCTCAAAGTGCTTAACGTTCCTCGTGAGCAGGGGCAGCTTCCTGGCTATCGCTACCGCAGCGACTAAGAGGTCTCTATCGTCCACCAGGAGGCCGGCACCGCGCAGCTTCCTCCAGATCCCCGCCGCTCTCTCGATGATCTCGTTGTCGTGGTAGATTATGGTGAACTCCTCTTCGAGAAGCTTCTTCGCCTCAGCAGGGTCCCTGGTACCGCGAGTGAACTCGTAGAGCGTGATCTCCGAGATGAACCACTGCCCTTCGGGCAGCTCCGCACGCCTCCTGACGTAGTCGATCAAGTAGTCTGTGTCTACTAGTACTCGCGAGCCCACCTCCTCACCCTGACTTCCTCGAACTCCGCTTCCAGAAGCTCGCCCAGCCTCTCCCTGACTCTCTCCCTCCTCTCCCTCAGCATCTCCTCCGCCAGGCTGCGCAGGAACTCTTCCCACGTCTTGCCCCCCTTCAGCTTCTCGAGCAGCTCCTTCGTCTCTGCAGAGACCGTGATCGTCGTCACTCTACCCATAAGCCTCAATTATCGCGCGCCAGCACCCCATATAAGCATTACCAAGCTTGAAAAAATTAAGTTTAGTTAAAAAATTGAGAAGAAACCCGCAATTGAGGCGCCGAGCCCAGAGCGGAGACCGCTCGCGAGCTCAACCCCCTGCGCCGATCCTGCCAGCTACCTTTCCCACTTCCTCCACAGCTTGCCTGATCTTCGAGAGCGTGCTTTGAGGCGCGTCGCCGGACGGCACGTAGATGATCGGCACACCGTACTTGCTCGCCAGCTCGCTCGCCTTACGGCCCAAGGGGGTGTCCTCCCTCCCAGCCACCGAGACTATCAGGGCCACCTCCCCCCTGGAGAGAGCCCGCTCAACAGCCGCTATGTCTTCGGGTGAAGCAGGGAGATCATGCTCCTTGATGAGCAGGTACTTTACTCTCACCCCCATCCACTCTACAGCGTACTGAACCACAGGGGATAGAGCGACAGCTGATGTGTTGAGCCGCGGAGCCTGAAGCATCAGCCTGGCCACCTCCTCCTCGACAGCCTTCTCCCGCGCTCTGTACACTTCGGCGCAGCCCGGCCGAAGCTTCACCATCGCTTCGACCAGGAGCTTCAGGAAAACTCTGAAGTTTTCAGGGTCGTAGATAGGCATGTGGAGGTTCGGTAGCCCGGTTGCAGGGTTCTTAGCTATCCTCAAGCCCGGAAGCTCTGGGATGACTACGAGCACCCCTTCAAGCTCTCCCCTGCTCGCCATTTCAGCGATTCTCTCCTCGAAGGGCGCGTGGCCCGTCGAGACGATGAGGTTGCTGCTCTTCAGGAGTTCTACATCCTTCGGCGAAAGCTGGTACTCATGAGGGTCCACGCCCGGCGGCGCGATCGAAACGACAGCATCACCCTCGCAGAGAAGCGCTTTCACGTCCTCGTAAAGCGAGGGGAAGGTCACAGCGACCCTGAGTCCCCCCACCCCCTCTCGGGGCGGTGGCGGCGCGAGGTAGAGGAGCAGGCTCAGCGCTACTGCAGCTGCAGCTAGCACTGCGAGGAGTACCCTTTTTCTCATACAGGTCGAGGATCATTCTTCTCGAGGGATATAAATCTTGTGCACACCTTCTCGGGAAAGCCTTCCCAGAGCTGTGCACAGAAGGTAAGGTTTATACGTGATCCCGCCAGTTAGCAATGTGCCTGGTGTGCACAGCCCGTCCGTAGCTGTTGAAGAAGTCTCGTTCGCCTACGACAGCGACGCGATACTCGCGGGTGAGAGCTTCAGCATAGCGGGGCCAGGCCTCGTCACAGTGCTGGGGCCGAACGGCTCCGGAAAAACGACGCTGTTCAAGCTGATACTCGGTATCCTGAAGCCCTCGAAGGGCCGCGTCCTGCTCAACGGGGAGGATGTGACGGGCGACCCCGTAAGAGCTGGTGTGCACGCGAGCTACGTCCCGCAGCTCTCAGCGGTGAGGAAGGATATCCCGATGACGGGTCTAGAGGCTGTAGAGGCGGCGATCGCTACACGCTTCAAAGGCTCGGAGCGTGCCGCGCGGGCGCTCGAAGCGCTAAAGGCTGTGGGGGCTGAGAGCCTCGCCTCTAAGAGGCTGAGCGCGATGAGCGGCGGCCAGCTGCAGCGCGTGCTGATTGCCCGGGCGCTAGCCAGGAGCACTCCCATACTCCTCATGGATGAGCCTCTCTCCGGCATCGACCCTAGGGGGAGGGAGGGCTTAGTGGACCTCATAGCGGAGCTGTCTAAGAGCAAGCTGGTTCTCGTCACTACTCACGACCCGGTGCTGTTCCTCAGCAGGAGCAAGACCATCATCGTGTTTAACAGGGGGGTTAAGGCGGTGGGGAGCCCGAGAGACGTCTTCAAGCTCGACCTCCTCAGAGCTGCCTACGGGTCGGACGTCCTCCTGATCGAGAAGTGCCTGCACGTGGTGGCGTAGATGCTGGCCACGTACATCGATCCG
This region of Thermofilum sp. genomic DNA includes:
- a CDS encoding PadR family transcriptional regulator, with protein sequence MSVPPPVARLKRKLGVENLWLYVLAELCRGDSYPYDLVKAIERDFGFKPGKVLPYVVLSRLESEGFVESYFVERRKYYRVTEKGRELLAEGLTHLKVLTRRLVEVAGLEPGGF
- a CDS encoding type II toxin-antitoxin system VapC family toxin: MGSRVLVDTDYLIDYVRRRAELPEGQWFISEITLYEFTRGTRDPAEAKKLLEEEFTIIYHDNEIIERAAGIWRKLRGAGLLVDDRDLLVAAVAIARKLPLLTRNVKHFERFRPLGLELHPISLAGSLTGRREG
- a CDS encoding antitoxin VapB family protein; translated protein: MGRVTTITVSAETKELLEKLKGGKTWEEFLRSLAEEMLRERRERVRERLGELLEAEFEEVRVRRWAREY
- a CDS encoding zinc ABC transporter substrate-binding protein, whose translation is MRKRVLLAVLAAAAVALSLLLYLAPPPPREGVGGLRVAVTFPSLYEDVKALLCEGDAVVSIAPPGVDPHEYQLSPKDVELLKSSNLIVSTGHAPFEERIAEMASRGELEGVLVVIPELPGLRIAKNPATGLPNLHMPIYDPENFRVFLKLLVEAMVKLRPGCAEVYRAREKAVEEEVARLMLQAPRLNTSAVALSPVVQYAVEWMGVRVKYLLIKEHDLPASPEDIAAVERALSRGEVALIVSVAGREDTPLGRKASELASKYGVPIIYVPSGDAPQSTLSKIRQAVEEVGKVAGRIGAGG
- a CDS encoding metal ABC transporter ATP-binding protein, giving the protein MHSPSVAVEEVSFAYDSDAILAGESFSIAGPGLVTVLGPNGSGKTTLFKLILGILKPSKGRVLLNGEDVTGDPVRAGVHASYVPQLSAVRKDIPMTGLEAVEAAIATRFKGSERAARALEALKAVGAESLASKRLSAMSGGQLQRVLIARALARSTPILLMDEPLSGIDPRGREGLVDLIAELSKSKLVLVTTHDPVLFLSRSKTIIVFNRGVKAVGSPRDVFKLDLLRAAYGSDVLLIEKCLHVVA